A stretch of Halococcus agarilyticus DNA encodes these proteins:
- a CDS encoding methyltransferase domain-containing protein, with translation MTAVLLVTDDREYLRRPGDRLETDLGVLDVPEDVAPGETLETHLGTEFRVRELRGPDLFHHFERTGAPMMPRDIGLIMGHTGVAAGDRVLDAGTGTGVLAAYLARAGASVVTYEQDSEFADVARENMALAGVGGAETEGSVTAAPGPGSATVRTGDVCDALDDLSGFDLVTLDTEDAPAVVEHAPDLLVQGGYLAVYSPFVEDSRAVVESAREAGLAVETYETIQREMDFDERGTRPSTAGVGHTGYLVFGRH, from the coding sequence GTGACCGCCGTTCTGTTGGTCACCGACGATCGCGAGTATCTCCGCCGGCCTGGCGACCGGCTCGAAACCGATCTCGGCGTGCTCGACGTGCCGGAGGACGTCGCACCCGGCGAGACCCTCGAAACCCACCTCGGGACCGAGTTCCGGGTCCGCGAACTCAGGGGTCCCGACCTCTTTCACCACTTCGAGCGCACCGGCGCGCCGATGATGCCGCGGGACATCGGCCTCATCATGGGTCACACCGGCGTCGCGGCCGGCGATCGAGTGCTCGACGCCGGCACCGGAACCGGTGTGCTCGCGGCGTATCTCGCGCGGGCCGGCGCGTCGGTCGTGACCTACGAGCAGGATTCCGAGTTCGCCGACGTGGCGCGCGAGAACATGGCGCTCGCGGGCGTCGGCGGGGCGGAGACGGAAGGCAGCGTCACGGCGGCTCCCGGGCCCGGCAGCGCCACGGTCCGCACCGGCGACGTGTGCGACGCGCTTGACGACCTCTCGGGGTTCGATCTCGTGACCCTCGACACCGAGGACGCGCCGGCGGTGGTCGAGCACGCGCCCGACCTCCTGGTACAGGGGGGCTATCTCGCGGTCTACTCGCCGTTCGTCGAGGATTCCCGCGCGGTCGTCGAGAGTGCCCGCGAGGCCGGGCTGGCGGTCGAGACCTACGAGACGATCCAGCGCGAGATGGACTTCGACGAGCGCGGCACCCGTCCCTCGACCGCCGGCGTGGGTCATACGGGATATCTCGTTTTCGGGCGGCACTAA
- a CDS encoding nascent polypeptide-associated complex protein: MFGGGGGMNPRKLNQMMEQMGIDIEELDAEEIVIRTGDEELVFDQPDVQRMDAQGQATYTITGEPETRAAGEEATPLGAGDGASDAGTGSESGGDGIPEADVEIVAQRTDASEDDAREALEETDGDLADAVSRLE; this comes from the coding sequence ATGTTCGGAGGAGGCGGCGGGATGAACCCCCGGAAGCTGAACCAGATGATGGAACAGATGGGCATCGACATCGAGGAGCTCGATGCCGAGGAGATCGTGATCCGCACCGGCGACGAGGAGCTCGTCTTCGACCAGCCGGACGTCCAGCGGATGGACGCCCAGGGCCAGGCGACCTACACCATCACGGGCGAGCCCGAGACGCGTGCGGCCGGCGAGGAGGCGACGCCGCTCGGGGCCGGCGACGGTGCGAGCGACGCCGGGACTGGCAGCGAGAGCGGTGGGGACGGCATCCCCGAAGCGGACGTCGAGATCGTCGCCCAGCGGACGGACGCGAGCGAGGACGACGCGCGCGAGGCCTTGGAGGAGACCGACGGCGACCTCGCGGATGCCGTCTCGCGGCTGGAGTGA
- a CDS encoding DUF2182 domain-containing protein: MSVGHRVAGRFAAAFRLPLDRATTAVVAMLGIDVLWWVLTIGGAVPMPGMAWLMEQGIPMTAPGAMERGVAHAGTVDAVLGYLVMWGVMMWAMMHPAMLRFVRSYADAHEGTAFAATAAVTTFLGGYLGVWALSGMIPLAVDAVLPGGIYGFTRAHTHLAIGGALVLAGGYQLSAFKQSLLDSCCANVCSHATGAVAALAEGVRHGARCVLISFGVFFLVMPVFGEMNPFWMVALTGVVALERLPEWGREVAVGSGVVAVLAGLVVWLTRPSLPVAFGM; encoded by the coding sequence ATGAGCGTCGGCCACCGCGTCGCGGGACGGTTCGCGGCCGCGTTCCGGCTGCCGCTCGATCGCGCGACCACCGCCGTCGTGGCGATGCTCGGGATCGACGTGCTGTGGTGGGTACTGACGATCGGCGGAGCTGTGCCGATGCCGGGCATGGCGTGGCTGATGGAGCAGGGCATCCCGATGACCGCGCCGGGCGCGATGGAACGCGGCGTCGCCCACGCCGGCACGGTCGACGCCGTCCTCGGCTACCTCGTGATGTGGGGCGTGATGATGTGGGCGATGATGCATCCGGCGATGCTCCGCTTCGTCCGATCGTACGCCGACGCCCACGAGGGCACCGCGTTCGCCGCAACGGCAGCGGTGACGACGTTTCTGGGGGGATACCTCGGGGTGTGGGCGCTCTCTGGCATGATCCCGCTCGCGGTCGACGCCGTGCTCCCCGGGGGAATCTACGGGTTCACGCGGGCACACACCCATCTCGCGATCGGCGGGGCGCTCGTGCTCGCCGGCGGCTACCAGCTCTCGGCGTTCAAGCAGTCGCTGTTGGATTCGTGCTGTGCGAACGTCTGCTCGCACGCGACCGGGGCCGTGGCGGCGCTCGCCGAGGGCGTGCGCCACGGCGCGCGGTGCGTGTTGATCTCCTTCGGCGTGTTCTTCCTCGTCATGCCGGTTTTCGGCGAGATGAACCCCTTCTGGATGGTCGCGTTGACGGGCGTCGTCGCGCTCGAACGCCTTCCCGAGTGGGGGCGGGAGGTCGCGGTCGGGTCGGGCGTCGTGGCGGTTCTCGCTGGACTCGTGGTCTGGCTGACTCGTCCGTCCCTCCCCGTCGCCTTCGGAATGTGA